In the Acidovorax sp. A79 genome, one interval contains:
- a CDS encoding ABC-F family ATP-binding cassette domain-containing protein, translating into MATPSRGESAHGSRSAAAASAADFPSSSSSARSSQAPAGQGNAAPGAGQAVLQFAGVGWSPPGGQALWGRPLTVSLGPGVTGIVGANGCGKSVFLRLAARALQPASGAVLGDPSLHVVAQEMAAAPGATVADVAGLGPALGALARLEAGEGTPDDLLVADGRWDLPARWRQALHALGLGHLPPAHAAQRLSGGERMRVALAGAFLSDAELLVLDEPTNHLDRAGRRWLMESLAQWRGGVLVASHDRELLGAVGSIVELSPAGLQRYGGHWGLYQAQRQAEAAAAQAALDHARTEREQGLRALQREHDAQQRRAARGRAEGRTTNQASILLDRRKNSAQAHAGREHERQQQERQRLNEAVREAALRVPAQAAAALVLPQSAVSAGRQVLAFEQVQVPHAPPGLPALKGVWSGPVRIAITGPNGCGKSSLLRLVAAPDGVPGGGVRRGVRAAWLDQHNTAALPPQCSVLDRLRALGSPLPEAALRTHLAQLGLDADKVHRPAGVLSGGERIKAALACALWSCEPAQMLLLDEPTNHLDVDAVDALQAALGAFTGALAVVSHDTAFLRALRPDVVWAWRPQGWDLDASLDAA; encoded by the coding sequence ATGGCGACACCTTCACGGGGCGAATCCGCCCATGGCAGCCGCAGCGCTGCCGCAGCCTCGGCTGCTGATTTCCCATCATCATCTTCTTCTGCTCGTTCATCGCAGGCCCCTGCCGGGCAGGGCAATGCGGCGCCCGGCGCGGGCCAGGCCGTGCTGCAGTTCGCCGGGGTTGGCTGGAGCCCGCCTGGCGGCCAGGCCCTGTGGGGCCGTCCGCTGACGGTGTCCCTGGGCCCGGGCGTGACGGGCATCGTGGGTGCCAACGGTTGCGGCAAGAGCGTCTTCCTGCGGCTCGCGGCGCGCGCGCTGCAGCCCGCCAGCGGCGCCGTTCTGGGCGATCCTTCGCTGCATGTGGTGGCGCAGGAGATGGCTGCTGCGCCCGGTGCCACGGTGGCTGACGTCGCAGGGCTGGGGCCGGCGCTGGGCGCCCTGGCGCGGCTGGAGGCGGGCGAAGGCACGCCCGATGACCTGCTCGTGGCCGATGGGCGGTGGGACCTGCCCGCGCGCTGGCGGCAGGCGCTGCACGCCCTGGGGCTGGGTCACCTGCCGCCGGCACACGCCGCGCAGCGGCTCAGCGGGGGCGAGCGCATGCGCGTGGCGCTGGCGGGGGCTTTCCTGTCCGATGCCGAGCTGCTGGTGCTCGATGAGCCCACCAACCACCTTGACCGCGCGGGCCGGCGATGGCTGATGGAATCGCTGGCGCAGTGGCGGGGCGGCGTGCTGGTGGCCAGCCACGACCGCGAATTGCTGGGCGCGGTGGGCAGCATCGTGGAGCTGTCGCCCGCCGGGCTGCAGCGCTATGGCGGCCACTGGGGGCTGTACCAGGCCCAGCGCCAGGCCGAGGCCGCCGCCGCCCAGGCCGCGCTGGACCACGCGCGCACCGAGCGCGAGCAGGGCCTGCGGGCGCTGCAGCGCGAGCATGACGCCCAGCAGCGCCGCGCGGCACGCGGGCGCGCGGAGGGGCGCACCACCAACCAGGCGTCCATCCTGCTCGACCGCCGGAAGAACAGCGCACAGGCCCACGCCGGCCGCGAGCACGAGCGGCAGCAGCAAGAGCGCCAGCGGCTGAACGAGGCCGTGCGCGAGGCTGCCCTGCGCGTGCCCGCGCAGGCAGCCGCGGCGCTGGTGCTGCCGCAAAGCGCCGTGTCGGCGGGCAGGCAGGTGCTGGCGTTCGAGCAGGTGCAGGTGCCGCATGCCCCACCGGGCTTGCCTGCGCTGAAGGGCGTGTGGAGTGGCCCCGTGCGCATAGCGATCACCGGGCCCAATGGGTGTGGCAAGAGCAGCCTGCTGCGGCTGGTCGCGGCGCCGGATGGCGTGCCTGGAGGCGGTGTGCGGCGCGGCGTGCGGGCCGCCTGGCTGGATCAGCACAACACCGCCGCGCTGCCCCCGCAATGCAGCGTGCTGGATCGGCTGCGGGCACTGGGCTCGCCGCTGCCCGAAGCCGCGCTGCGCACGCACCTGGCACAACTCGGGCTGGATGCGGACAAGGTGCATCGCCCGGCCGGTGTGCTCAGTGGCGGCGAGCGCATCAAGGCCGCGCTTGCCTGCGCCCTGTGGTCGTGCGAGCCCGCGCAGATGCTGCTGCTCGACGAGCCCACGAACCACCTGGATGTGGATGCCGTGGACGCCTTGCAGGCCGCGCTGGGGGCCTTCACGGGCGCGCTGGCCGTGGTGTCGCACGACACCGCCTTCCTGCGCGCGCTGCGGCCGGACGTGGTGTGGGCCTGGCGGCCGCAGGGCTGGGACCTGGACGCCTCGCTGGACGCTGCCTGA
- a CDS encoding VOC family protein, which translates to MNAAPTPDLATLPAPAAIQQLHHYAYKARDAEETRHFYEDILGLPLYHIIQSDYVPSTGEYCPYTHFFFRLRDGSFIAFFDLGDDVKAEPSPNTPLWVNHIAFRVNTVEELENTKKRLEAHGIEVLGVTDHHIFHSIYFFDPNGIRLELSAQLANEEQMAKDSTVAHARLNEWTARKEQWRKERAEGKVAAPLKPENNDRPEFVPH; encoded by the coding sequence ATGAATGCCGCCCCGACGCCCGATCTGGCCACCCTGCCCGCGCCTGCCGCCATCCAGCAGCTGCACCACTACGCCTACAAGGCCCGCGACGCGGAAGAGACGCGCCACTTCTACGAAGACATCCTGGGCCTGCCGCTCTACCACATCATCCAGAGCGACTACGTGCCCAGCACGGGCGAGTACTGCCCCTACACGCACTTCTTCTTCCGCCTGCGGGACGGCTCGTTCATCGCCTTCTTCGACCTGGGCGACGACGTGAAGGCCGAGCCCTCGCCCAACACGCCCCTGTGGGTCAACCACATCGCCTTCCGCGTGAACACGGTCGAGGAACTGGAGAACACCAAGAAGCGCCTGGAAGCCCATGGCATCGAGGTGCTGGGCGTGACCGACCACCACATCTTCCACAGCATCTACTTCTTCGATCCCAACGGCATCCGCCTGGAGCTGTCGGCCCAGCTGGCCAACGAGGAGCAGATGGCCAAGGACAGCACCGTGGCCCATGCGCGGCTCAACGAGTGGACGGCCCGCAAGGAGCAGTGGCGCAAGGAGCGCGCCGAGGGCAAGGTGGCCGCTCCGCTCAAGCCCGAGAACAATGACCGGCCGGAGTTCGTGCCCCACTGA
- a CDS encoding YceI family protein, giving the protein MNLSSSTLSHIVLGAALAVGAQAALAQQQLVPAQSEVQFTARQMGVPLDGHFKKFSAQVAFDPAKPATSKIAFTVDTGSATLGSRETDAELPKPTWFNVGKFPQAQFESTAIKALGGGKFEVAGKLTIKGTAQNVVVPVTLTQSGASTTATGTLPIKRLAFKIGENEWADTSMVADDVTVKFKLALTGVGKI; this is encoded by the coding sequence ATGAATCTGTCTTCTTCCACCCTGTCCCACATCGTGCTGGGCGCCGCCCTGGCCGTGGGCGCCCAGGCCGCCCTGGCCCAGCAACAACTGGTGCCCGCCCAAAGCGAAGTGCAGTTCACCGCCCGCCAGATGGGCGTGCCGCTGGACGGCCACTTCAAGAAGTTCAGCGCCCAGGTGGCGTTCGACCCGGCCAAGCCGGCCACCAGCAAGATCGCGTTCACGGTCGATACCGGCAGCGCCACGCTCGGATCGCGCGAGACCGATGCCGAGCTGCCCAAGCCCACGTGGTTCAACGTGGGGAAGTTCCCGCAGGCGCAGTTCGAATCCACCGCCATCAAGGCGCTGGGTGGCGGCAAGTTCGAGGTGGCGGGCAAGCTCACCATCAAGGGCACGGCGCAGAACGTGGTGGTGCCCGTCACGCTGACCCAAAGCGGGGCCAGCACCACCGCCACAGGCACGCTGCCCATCAAGCGCCTGGCGTTCAAGATCGGTGAGAACGAGTGGGCCGACACCTCGATGGTGGCCGACGACGTGACCGTGAAATTCAAGCTCGCGCTCACCGGCGTGGGCAAGATTTGA
- a CDS encoding uroporphyrinogen-III C-methyltransferase codes for MSSVPPNDLPPAPAAAPVAAPVGAPAAGPAPSHAAPTPAPGRGGAVTLLLGTVAAAALVSSGLLWQKLSSIQEQLARQSADSGAQAIEARTMARQAEELVRETAARLSVAEARVSEVALQRSQLEELMQSLSRSRDENLVVDIESAIRLAQQQAQLTGSLEPLVAALKSANLRIERAAQPRLAPVQRAIGRDLDRLTRATVTDTAGLLARLDDLVRQVDELPVLNAVAQAAATRRLSAAPPAPGGTPASTGGMAWWQAALQRSWEVVRDEARGLVRVSRIDQPEAILLAPEQTFFLRENLKLKLLNARLGVLARQFDSARADLAAATVALNKYFDPASRRTQNAASTLQTAQASMKAAEQPRLDETLSALATAAAGR; via the coding sequence GCAGCGGGCCCCGCGCCTTCGCACGCCGCTCCGACACCCGCTCCCGGCCGGGGCGGCGCCGTGACGCTGCTGCTGGGCACCGTGGCGGCGGCGGCACTGGTCAGCAGCGGCCTGCTGTGGCAAAAACTCAGCTCCATCCAGGAGCAGCTCGCCCGGCAGTCTGCGGACTCGGGTGCGCAGGCGATCGAGGCCCGCACCATGGCCCGCCAGGCCGAAGAGCTGGTGCGCGAGACCGCCGCCCGCCTGTCGGTGGCCGAGGCGCGGGTGAGCGAGGTGGCGCTGCAGCGCAGCCAGCTCGAAGAACTCATGCAGAGCCTGTCGCGCTCGCGCGACGAGAACCTGGTGGTGGACATCGAATCCGCCATCCGCCTCGCGCAGCAGCAGGCGCAGCTCACCGGTAGCCTGGAGCCGCTGGTGGCCGCGCTGAAAAGCGCCAACCTGCGCATCGAGCGCGCCGCCCAGCCCCGGCTGGCGCCCGTGCAGCGCGCCATCGGCCGCGACCTGGACCGCCTGACCCGCGCCACCGTCACCGACACCGCCGGCCTGCTGGCCCGCCTGGACGACCTGGTGCGCCAGGTGGACGAGCTGCCCGTGCTCAATGCGGTGGCCCAGGCCGCCGCCACGCGGCGCCTGTCGGCCGCGCCCCCGGCGCCGGGCGGCACGCCGGCCTCCACCGGCGGCATGGCCTGGTGGCAGGCCGCGCTGCAGCGCAGCTGGGAAGTGGTGCGCGACGAGGCCCGGGGGCTGGTGCGGGTGAGCCGCATCGACCAGCCCGAGGCGATCCTTCTGGCGCCCGAACAGACCTTCTTCCTGCGCGAGAACCTCAAGCTCAAGCTGCTCAACGCCCGCCTGGGCGTTCTCGCGCGCCAGTTCGACTCGGCCCGGGCCGACCTGGCCGCCGCCACCGTGGCGCTGAACAAGTACTTCGACCCGGCCTCGCGGCGCACGCAGAACGCGGCCAGCACGCTGCAGACGGCCCAGGCCAGCATGAAGGCGGCCGAGCAGCCGCGCCTGGACGAAACCCTGTCCGCGCTGGCCACTGCCGCAGCGGGAAGGTAA
- a CDS encoding IPTL-CTERM sorting domain-containing protein: MRLHYFSQHALLAALACTASAHAAPVVVGTGTPASCTEAALDAALVGSNQITFNCGAVPHTITLTGMKAPASGTTLDGGGLVTLDANLVARHFYMNSGTYALAGLTLVNGQADHGGAIYANNVTLSLSNVTLRNNRTLAGGDGGALFTGGNLGSQVTLQRVRAIGNRADYGGGAIYANSEYDTLALNEFVAQNNISANGGGAIDHHGAALTITQSLFQNNSSTASGSSGGAVNVDPITSSTLSITNTTFVDNSLGDGSGSALSITGVAGGSIANSTFANNSGTVAISVWAAGTQVTARNTLISATLGGINCNTQGGAVLFDGGNNLQFGGTAAQSCGASMPQADPLLAPLANNGAGYFSQTMALQPGSPAIDAGSGCEVVDQRGVARPIGLACDIGAFEAPVAAPPGNGAIAVPALDCGGLALLSTLLAGLGALRRRKVGLL, translated from the coding sequence ATGCGCCTTCACTATTTCTCCCAGCACGCACTGCTTGCGGCCCTTGCCTGCACCGCATCCGCCCATGCCGCCCCCGTTGTCGTGGGCACCGGTACGCCCGCCAGTTGCACCGAAGCTGCGCTGGACGCGGCACTGGTGGGTAGCAACCAGATCACCTTCAACTGTGGCGCAGTCCCGCACACCATCACGCTGACGGGCATGAAAGCCCCGGCGTCGGGAACCACCCTCGACGGCGGCGGGCTCGTTACCCTGGATGCCAACCTCGTGGCGCGTCACTTCTACATGAACTCCGGTACCTATGCGCTGGCCGGGCTCACGCTCGTCAATGGCCAGGCGGACCACGGCGGCGCCATCTATGCCAACAACGTGACGCTATCGCTCAGCAACGTCACCTTGCGCAACAACCGGACGCTGGCGGGCGGTGACGGCGGCGCCCTGTTTACCGGGGGCAATCTGGGCTCCCAGGTTACCCTGCAAAGGGTACGCGCCATCGGCAACAGGGCCGACTATGGGGGCGGCGCCATCTACGCCAATAGTGAGTACGACACGCTGGCGCTGAATGAGTTCGTGGCGCAGAACAACATCAGCGCCAATGGCGGCGGCGCGATCGACCACCATGGCGCGGCCCTCACCATCACACAAAGCCTGTTCCAGAACAACTCGTCCACGGCTTCGGGGTCCTCCGGCGGGGCGGTGAATGTCGACCCGATCACGTCGAGCACCTTGTCCATCACCAACACGACCTTTGTGGACAACTCCCTGGGAGACGGCTCCGGTAGCGCTCTCAGCATCACCGGCGTGGCGGGCGGCAGCATTGCCAACAGCACCTTCGCCAACAACAGCGGAACCGTGGCGATTTCTGTCTGGGCCGCTGGCACGCAGGTCACGGCGAGGAACACGCTCATCAGCGCCACCTTGGGTGGCATCAACTGCAATACCCAGGGAGGGGCCGTGTTGTTCGACGGGGGCAACAATCTGCAGTTTGGAGGTACGGCGGCACAATCGTGTGGCGCATCGATGCCACAGGCCGACCCGCTCCTGGCCCCGTTGGCCAACAACGGCGCGGGCTATTTCAGCCAGACCATGGCCTTGCAGCCGGGCAGCCCCGCCATTGATGCGGGCAGCGGCTGTGAAGTGGTGGACCAGCGTGGCGTGGCACGCCCCATCGGCCTGGCCTGCGACATCGGCGCCTTTGAAGCCCCGGTGGCCGCGCCGCCCGGCAATGGCGCGATTGCAGTGCCTGCGCTGGACTGTGGCGGCCTGGCCTTGCTTTCCACGCTGCTGGCGGGGCTGGGGGCGCTGCGCCGCCGCAAGGTTGGTTTGCTATAA
- a CDS encoding cytochrome b: protein MTAPATTAFPAAATPRRYTRTAMLLHWVLGLALIGLFGVGIYMTGLPFSPQRLKLYNWHKWAGVTLLVLSVLRLLWRATHRPPALPPAIEQAMPGWQKLAHHATHGLLYALFFAVPLIGWAYSSAAGFPIVFLGLWQLPDFVPVSKELAEAIKPWHQYTAFAMAGLVVLHIAGALKHQIVDRDGLLARMLPGG from the coding sequence ATGACTGCCCCTGCCACCACCGCCTTCCCGGCCGCCGCAACGCCCCGCCGCTACACGCGCACCGCCATGCTTTTGCACTGGGTGCTGGGCCTGGCGCTGATCGGCCTGTTTGGCGTGGGCATCTACATGACGGGCCTGCCGTTCTCGCCGCAGCGGCTCAAGCTCTACAACTGGCACAAGTGGGCGGGTGTCACCCTCCTCGTGCTGTCGGTGCTGCGCCTGCTGTGGCGCGCCACGCACCGCCCCCCCGCACTGCCGCCAGCGATCGAGCAGGCCATGCCCGGCTGGCAGAAGCTGGCGCACCACGCCACGCACGGGCTGCTCTATGCGCTGTTCTTCGCCGTGCCGCTGATCGGCTGGGCCTACAGCTCGGCCGCCGGTTTCCCCATCGTGTTCCTGGGCCTGTGGCAGCTGCCCGACTTCGTGCCCGTGAGCAAGGAGCTGGCCGAGGCCATCAAGCCCTGGCACCAGTACACCGCATTTGCAATGGCGGGCCTCGTGGTGCTGCACATCGCGGGCGCGCTCAAGCACCAGATCGTGGACCGCGACGGCCTGCTCGCCCGCATGCTGCCTGGTGGATGA
- a CDS encoding helix-turn-helix transcriptional regulator, protein MSPTPAAPQLLHLTSRDYTGRDKTAALREFYGRELMRVELRPYEGAGATQDGLDFASTMLPLGGDSIYVHTQCTPSRMWRSPEMLRDGDDALYLAVAWGGGVFHTPRESHHLSGGRYAIVSKARAHEFINLRGGASACIQVPHAAMARRVAGLEEAPMRMLSPDMPEPALAIGYAQLLARSPELSAPLLQSALSHLQELVARVLAPTAQAPAQDAVGVPRLALIRRDILARIDRADLSLAQIARLHHLTPRQVQRLFAREGMYFSDFVREQRLMRARAMLADPAQRHRRVLQIALDSGFDDVSAFSRAFRRQFGMSPSEARGS, encoded by the coding sequence ATGTCCCCAACGCCTGCAGCCCCCCAGCTCCTGCACCTGACCTCGCGTGATTACACCGGCCGCGACAAGACCGCTGCGCTGCGTGAGTTCTACGGACGCGAATTGATGCGCGTGGAGCTGCGGCCCTACGAAGGCGCGGGCGCAACCCAGGACGGGCTGGACTTCGCCAGCACCATGCTGCCCCTGGGCGGCGACTCCATCTACGTCCATACCCAGTGCACACCCAGCCGCATGTGGCGCTCGCCCGAGATGCTTCGCGACGGGGACGACGCCCTGTACCTGGCCGTGGCCTGGGGCGGCGGCGTTTTCCACACGCCGCGCGAAAGCCACCACCTGTCCGGCGGCCGCTACGCCATCGTCTCCAAGGCCCGCGCGCACGAGTTCATCAATCTCCGGGGCGGGGCCAGCGCCTGCATCCAGGTGCCGCATGCCGCCATGGCGCGGCGAGTCGCGGGGCTGGAGGAGGCGCCGATGCGCATGCTGTCGCCCGACATGCCAGAGCCCGCCTTGGCGATCGGCTATGCGCAACTGCTGGCCCGCAGCCCCGAGCTTTCCGCGCCGCTGCTGCAGTCGGCCCTGTCGCATCTGCAGGAGCTGGTGGCGCGTGTGCTGGCACCGACGGCGCAGGCCCCTGCGCAGGATGCCGTGGGCGTGCCCCGCCTGGCGCTGATCCGCCGCGACATCCTGGCCCGCATCGACCGGGCCGACCTGAGCCTGGCGCAGATCGCACGGCTGCACCACCTCACCCCGCGCCAGGTGCAGCGCCTGTTCGCGCGGGAGGGCATGTACTTTTCCGACTTTGTGCGCGAGCAGCGGCTGATGCGCGCCCGCGCCATGCTGGCCGATCCCGCGCAGCGCCACCGCCGTGTGCTGCAGATCGCGCTGGACAGCGGGTTCGACGACGTATCGGCCTTCAGCCGCGCTTTCCGGCGGCAGTTCGGCATGTCGCCCAGCGAGGCGCGCGGCAGCTGA
- a CDS encoding heme biosynthesis HemY N-terminal domain-containing protein: MRAALWLLALFGVAVAAALFAGNNQGTVTLYWPPYRIDLSLNMVVLLLVGGFVTVYAALRALAALLELPHQARRWRVQQKERAMHAALLDALTHMLGGRFIRSRKAAVAALSQEHALGAAGEAVPHGRQLRALAHMIAAEASHALQDSATRESHLQDALQEAPARGTVSEQEMREGTQMRAARWSLDDRDAGAALDRLAALPQGAARRTLSLRIKLKATRLARQTQEALDTARLLGKHRAFSPAAAQSIVRGLATELINSAHDTAQLQQIWMSLESSERNMPELAIHAAQRLAALGGDATQVRAWLLPVWERMVDLPDALAEHHALKLVRALEAGLDALDAPWLARIESAHQANPRDARLQYLAGMACLKRQLWGKSQQLLTQAAQQLADTSLRASAWRHLAELAEKRGDEAAAAEAWKKAALGQ; this comes from the coding sequence ATGCGCGCAGCACTTTGGCTTTTGGCATTGTTTGGCGTGGCCGTGGCCGCCGCGCTGTTCGCGGGCAACAACCAGGGCACCGTCACCCTGTACTGGCCGCCCTACCGCATCGACCTGTCGCTGAACATGGTGGTGCTGTTGCTGGTGGGCGGTTTCGTCACCGTGTACGCGGCGCTGCGCGCGCTGGCCGCCCTGCTGGAGCTGCCCCACCAGGCCCGCCGCTGGCGCGTGCAGCAAAAGGAGCGCGCCATGCACGCGGCCTTGCTCGATGCGCTGACCCACATGCTCGGCGGGCGCTTCATCCGCTCGCGCAAGGCGGCGGTGGCCGCGCTGTCGCAGGAACATGCGCTGGGCGCCGCCGGCGAGGCCGTGCCCCACGGCCGCCAGCTGCGCGCCCTGGCCCACATGATCGCGGCCGAGGCCTCGCACGCGCTGCAGGACAGCGCCACGCGCGAGAGCCACCTGCAGGACGCGCTTCAGGAAGCCCCCGCACGCGGCACCGTGAGCGAGCAGGAAATGCGCGAAGGCACGCAGATGCGCGCGGCCCGCTGGTCGCTGGACGACCGCGATGCGGGCGCGGCGCTCGACCGCCTGGCCGCCCTGCCCCAGGGCGCGGCGCGGCGCACGCTGTCGCTGCGCATCAAGCTCAAGGCGACCCGGCTGGCACGGCAGACGCAGGAGGCGCTCGATACCGCGCGCCTGCTGGGCAAGCACCGCGCGTTCTCGCCCGCCGCGGCCCAGAGCATCGTGCGCGGCCTGGCCACCGAGCTCATCAACAGCGCGCACGACACCGCGCAGCTCCAGCAGATCTGGATGTCGCTGGAGTCCTCCGAGCGCAACATGCCCGAACTCGCCATCCATGCCGCCCAGCGGCTGGCCGCCCTGGGCGGCGATGCCACCCAGGTGCGCGCCTGGCTGCTGCCGGTGTGGGAACGCATGGTGGACCTCCCCGACGCACTGGCCGAGCACCATGCGCTGAAGCTGGTACGCGCGCTCGAAGCCGGGCTGGACGCACTGGACGCGCCCTGGCTGGCCCGCATCGAATCCGCGCACCAGGCCAACCCGCGCGATGCGCGCCTGCAGTACCTGGCGGGCATGGCCTGCCTCAAGCGCCAGCTGTGGGGCAAGTCCCAGCAGCTGCTCACCCAGGCGGCGCAGCAGCTCGCCGACACCAGCCTGCGGGCGAGCGCCTGGCGCCATCTGGCGGAACTGGCCGAAAAGCGCGGGGACGAGGCCGCTGCCGCCGAGGCCTGGAAGAAGGCCGCGCTCGGCCAGTAA
- a CDS encoding YceI family protein: protein MRKSLFSLLAVAAATAMTAGAAQAANYAIDPTHTFVTFEIGHFGTTTNRARFDKKQGTVEFDRAAKSGKVDITIDTTSVNSGTPPFDKHLQSADLFDAAKHPTIKFVSDKFSFNGDKVSEVAGQLTLLGKTAPVTLKATQFNCYDSPMLKREVCGGDFEATIDRTQWGMNYGVEWGFPKNVRLVVQIEAVKQ from the coding sequence ATGCGCAAGTCCCTGTTCTCCCTGCTCGCCGTGGCCGCTGCCACCGCAATGACCGCCGGCGCCGCGCAGGCCGCCAACTACGCCATCGACCCCACGCACACCTTCGTGACGTTCGAGATCGGCCACTTCGGCACGACCACGAACCGCGCCCGCTTCGACAAGAAGCAAGGCACCGTGGAGTTCGACCGCGCGGCCAAGTCCGGCAAGGTGGACATCACCATCGACACCACCTCGGTGAACTCGGGCACGCCCCCGTTCGACAAGCACCTGCAAAGCGCCGACCTGTTCGATGCCGCCAAGCACCCCACCATCAAGTTCGTGTCCGACAAGTTCAGCTTCAACGGCGACAAGGTCAGCGAAGTGGCCGGCCAGCTCACGCTGCTGGGCAAGACCGCGCCCGTCACGCTCAAGGCCACGCAGTTCAACTGCTATGACAGCCCCATGCTCAAGCGCGAAGTGTGCGGTGGCGACTTCGAGGCCACGATCGACCGCACCCAGTGGGGCATGAACTACGGCGTGGAGTGGGGCTTCCCCAAGAACGTGCGCCTGGTGGTGCAGATCGAAGCCGTGAAGCAGTAA